The Metabacillus schmidteae nucleotide sequence AAATTAGAATATTTCCAATTGCTTTTAGAAGTAGGATTTAAAGAGATTGAAGTGGGATTTCCAGCTGCTTCGGAAACAGAATATGCTTTTTTACGTACATTGATTGAACAAGATCTTATTCCGGATGACGTGACAATTCAAGTATTAACTCAGTCAAGGGAACATATCATAAGTAAGACGTTTGAAGCGCTACGTGGTGCAAAAAAAGCAGTTGTTCATCTTTATAATTCAACTTCTGTTGCACAGCGTGAGCAAGTATTTAAGAAATCAGAAGAACAAATCATTGACATAGCCGTAAACGGTGCAAAAATGCTTCAAAAGTATGCTGCTGAAACGGAAGGGGAGTTCCAATTTCAATATTCTCCAGAAAGCTTCACAGGAACAGAAATGGAATTCGCGCTTGAGATTTGTAATGCAGTACTAAATATTTGGCAACCGACCGCTGATAACAAGGTCATTATTAATCTTCCGGCAACTGTATCAATGTCTATGCCGCATGTTTACGCAAGTCAAATTGAGTATATGAGCGATCACCTTAATTTCAGGGACAATGTGATTCTTTCCGTCCATCCTCATAATGATAGAGGAACTGGAGTTGCAGACGCAGAGCTTGCCATGCTTGCTGGAGCACAAAGAGTTGAAGGAACATTGTTTGGAAATGGTGAAAGAACAGGTAACGTGGACATTGTCACACTAGCACTAAACATGTTTTCACATGGAATTGATGCTAATTTAAATTTTGAAAATATCCCAAAAATTATATCTGTGTATGAAAAATTAACAAGAATGACAGTTCACCAAAGACACCCATATGGTGGTGAACTTGTATTTACTGCATTCTCAGGTTCACATCAAGATGCCATTGCAAAAGGAATGAAATGGCGCGAAGAAAAAGAACGTGAGCATTGGACTGTACCATATCTATTAATTGATCCAATGGATATCGGCAGAGAATATGAAGGAGATATTATTCGAATTAATAGCCAATCTGGTAAGGGTGGTATTGGATATGTGCTTCAACAAACATATGGCCTTGACTTACCTGTCGAAATGCGTGAAAGCTTTGGATATAGTGTGAAAAATGTGTCAGACCGTAAACATAAAGAGCTAATGCCTAATGAAATTTATGATATTTTTATGAATGAATATGTGAATATTAACAAACCTGTTGAGTTTATTAATTACAATTACATTCAAAATGAAG carries:
- a CDS encoding 2-isopropylmalate synthase, encoding MENTTKYARGYFMPPVTSLKWTEKEYITEAPTWCSVDLRDGNQALIVPMSLEEKLEYFQLLLEVGFKEIEVGFPAASETEYAFLRTLIEQDLIPDDVTIQVLTQSREHIISKTFEALRGAKKAVVHLYNSTSVAQREQVFKKSEEQIIDIAVNGAKMLQKYAAETEGEFQFQYSPESFTGTEMEFALEICNAVLNIWQPTADNKVIINLPATVSMSMPHVYASQIEYMSDHLNFRDNVILSVHPHNDRGTGVADAELAMLAGAQRVEGTLFGNGERTGNVDIVTLALNMFSHGIDANLNFENIPKIISVYEKLTRMTVHQRHPYGGELVFTAFSGSHQDAIAKGMKWREEKEREHWTVPYLLIDPMDIGREYEGDIIRINSQSGKGGIGYVLQQTYGLDLPVEMRESFGYSVKNVSDRKHKELMPNEIYDIFMNEYVNINKPVEFINYNYIQNEEYETNVTIGINNEVHKLVGKGNGRLDAISNAIQKQLGIQYKDLVYKEHALEIGSGSKAVSYVGITAEDGTIYWGCGIDVDIMTSSVKALFSAINKVVTNLQAVEKELISAKK